The genome window ACCATGCCTATTTAGATAAGTTCGAAAAATGGGTAGGAACCAAGGAGGTTTATTTTGATGACATTACAGTTTCATTATTAATGGACTATATGAGTTATCTAAGCAACGAACTAAAAAACGGAAATACAACACAACGTTATTCGATTATGATTTTGGCGATTATGTTTAAAGAAGCTATCAAAGAAGACTTAATTCCTGAATACATGTATCCGTTTAGTAAGTTGAAATTAAAGAAAGACCCAAGCAGAAGACAGTTTTTAAAGAAAGAGCAATTCGAAGCGATTATCAATTATAAACTAGATGAAAAATCAAAAGCGAGTGTATATCGCGATATGTTTATCTTTTCAATTTTCGCTGGAGGATTACGATTCAGTGATGTATTAGAATTTCAAGTAAAACACTTCAATGAAGAAGAAAGAAGAATACAAAAAGTAATTCGCAAAACAGGAAGAATGCATCAGTTTAAAATTGGTCAGTTAGCATTGGACATCATCAACAAGTACAAAAAGGAAGATGCAGAACAAGACGACTTTATATTCCCTGTAATCACAAATAAAGAGCTGTATTTAAAGAATGATGAATACCGTTATACTTTTATTGAAAGTGCCAATAAAGCAGCTAATTTTCAATTACAGCGCATAGCAAAGAAATTAGAAATTCCAGTAAAAGTAACATTTCACATAAGCCGCCATACCTTTGCAACCAATGCTTTAAATAACGGAATGAGAATTGAGCACGTTTCAAAACTAATGGACCACCGCGATATTAGCACAACCCAGGTATATGCTAAAATCATTTCAGAAGAATTAGACAAAGCGGTTGACAACTACATCTACTAAAACAGAACGAGAGTAATTACTTCAAAAAATTACTCTCGTTTTCTTTTTCGAAGGTAAATTTTATCCTTTTTTACTCCTGAATTCCAAAAACCTAGCAAATACAAGCCCTCGCAATTTTGTTGAAAACTTGTACGAAAAACAACGCAAAGCGGTACTGAATTTGTTCTAATTTTAGGCATCCCAAATATTAAAAAAAATCCAAAATCATATTGAAATCAACTTGAAGTATACCTGAACTTCAAGCAACTATACCATTTCAAGTAGTGACATTGGAAAAAGTGTAACCAAATAACAAATAATGAACAAATTTAACACCGGCAAAAAACGTGAACTTGAAAGGGCAAAACATCAAAAAATCATTATTCTCAGAATGGAGAACTATCGACACAGCACAAAGTGCAGCTTCTATTTTTGACATTACGCACGACCAGGAACCCACACTGGAAAACTATTGTATTGCTTTACTTGAAAAAGTATTTACAATCCCACAATCCCAACTACCCGAATTCATTAACTACCAACTCCAACTTGCCCAAGACGGAAACACTTGGTTAAACAAATTCGAAAAATTATTAGCCAACAATGAAGAACTATTCTTTAGCCAAAAAGCATTGAGTAGATTCAATAAATTGTACAACATCATCGAGAAAAAACGAACAGAGCTGCAATCTTCGAGCGTAAAAGAAACCAAACAAATAACTCCGAAAAGGTTAATCAATGCCGAATCGGAAGATCGTTATTTTTCATTTTTTGAAATCAAACATCAGGTTGAAAAAATGGAATCGTTCAATGAAAAAATAATCTTTTTGAACGAAGAAATTTTCGAATACCGACAAGCCGACATCATTTCAATCAACAACAAGCTGCAAGCTTATGACCAGCAATGCGTACAATTCATCGAAAAATTACAAACGCTTCGCAAAATGCGTTCGGAAATTGAGAAAGAAAAAGAACTAGAACTGGAGAAAAAACTAATAACTAAAAAACTAAAATTTAACGGAAACCTAAACCAATTAGTAGATATATTCTACCAACTAAGTCGCGAACTATTTGTTGATGGAAAATCATTTATTGATGCTTCCAATGGCGACATAGTAAATATGATCGTCAATAACTTTATCGACAAAGACAACAACGAAATAAGTCCCCAAACAGTCGAAACCATCCTCAAACCATCACGAGGCGATAAACGACCAAAGACCCACAAACGAATAGACCTCGATAACTTACTCTAAAAAATAATAGTCCCTTGGGACCCGATTGGGACTAAGGGACTTTTTTTTACTTCACAATTTTGCTCCATAAACTTTTAAAAACTACGAAAATGGAAGCAATTATTTTAACAAAAGACCAGTACAACGACTTAATGGCAAAATTAGATGCAATTCAAAGCCAACTAAACGCCAAGCCAGACCCAAAGAAAGAAACCTTCTTAGACAATCAAGAATTCATTATGCTGATGAAAGTCTCAAAACGCACCGCACAAACCTGGAGAGATGAAGGCAAAATTTCATTCAGTCAAGTAGGAAGTAAAATCTACTACAAACTTTCTGATGTTGAAAAACTACTACAAGAACACTACAACAAATCATTCAAAGGAAAATAGTATGAAACAGTGCAACGGAACATGTGAGGTTTGTGACTGTAAAACAGGAACAACCACAAAAACTATTCACTAATCACTAATCACTTTTCACTCAAACATGATAACAATCTTCAAAAACTTCAACGAAGTAATAGAACACAAAACAATTCCCGAAATCCTGCACGAAATCAAAACAGGAAAGTACAGACCAGGGATAACCTATTTGCGTAAATCATTAGCCGAAAACAAACTAGAAGCCTATGAAAAAGCCAAAAAATCATTACCTGCATTCACACCTTCAGGAAAATTCGTGGGTGGAAGAAAAATGGAATTTCTGGAAGCATACTCCAATTTCATAATCCTAGACATCGATAAATTAAGTCAAACCGATTTACAAAACGCAAAGCACAAAGCCAACCAATCCGAATACACCTATGCAAGTTTCATAAGTCCATCAGGTAATGGATTAAAGATTTTAGTAAAAGTAAACACCACAAAAGAAGACCACAAAGATACTTTTTTGGCCATCCAAAAACACTATGAAACCCTATTAAACCATGAAATAGACAAATCCGGAAAAGACATAACCCGACTATGTTTCTACTCATTCGATGATAACCTCTATCAAAACGAAGCTGCAAAGACATTTGTCACATCGAGCGAAGTCGAGATGAGTTTGAGTGCAACATACTCAAACCAATCCAGTCACACTGAGCCTGTCGAAGTGCCACAACTACCAACTGCCACTGCGACTGCGACTAACAGCGAAGCTGTGTATAATCACTGCATCCGCTTCACCGAAAAAAAAGTGCAATACGCGACAGGTAGCCGAAACGTATTCGTACACCAACTCGCGTGCAACCTAAATCGAAAAGGCATTTCATTAAACGAAGCACTAAGCTTCATACTAACAGACTTTGGTTATGATGAAAAAGAAGTAACACAAACCGTTCACAGCGCCTACGGAAACATTCACGAATTCGCTAAAGATTCCCATCCTCTGGAGGGGTGGCCGAAGGTCGGGGTGGCTAACAACAAGTCAAAGAACAACAATAAAGTAGCAGCTAATAACAACAATCAAAACCTGTCACCTCGAGCGGAGTCGAGAGGCGACTTCTATGAGGACGAAGAAGAAGAAAAAACAAGAATAACACCAATCGACAAACTTGAAAACTTTTTAACATCACGATACAATTTCCGTCACAACATAGTATCAGGTAAACTAGAATATCAACAGCTTTCAAGCTCCTCCCTTTCGGGGAGGTCGGGTGGGGCTAAAAAGAAATGGCATGTAATGAATGACTTTATAGAAAACTCAATGCTCAGAGAATGTTTAAAAGGAAGAATCAAAACAAATCTTTCTTCTTTGCGAAACCTATTGTATTCCGATTTCTGTGAATTGTACAATCCATTCGAAGATTACTTTTTCAATCTACCATCGTATGATGAAAAAACAGATTACATTTTAGAGTTGGCAAACACCATAACCACAACAAAACAAGAACTTTGGCAAGAGTGTTTTAAAAAATGGATAGTGGCAATGGTGGGTTGTGTTCTAGATGACAAAGTTATCAATCACACGGTAATTGTATTTAGTGGAAAACAAGGATTAGGAAAAACCACTTGGGTAGAAAAACTAGTACCTAGAAAATTAAAAGAGTATTTGTTCTCAGGAACCATAAACCCAAACAACAAAGACACTTTAGTGCAGCTTTCAGAATGTATGTTAATCAACCTGGACGAATTAGAAAACCTAAACCGTTCCGAAATTGGAAGCTTAAAAGAAATCATTACAAAGACACAAATCAGAATGAGAAAAGCCTACGGACACAACAACGAAACCATGCCAAGACGCGCATCATTTGCCGGAAGTGTCAACACAGCGCAATTCTTAAACGATAGTACAGGAAGCAGACGATTCCTTTGTTTTGAAGTGGAAAACATCCAATACCAACACGAAATCAACATTGACAATGTATTATCACAAGCCTTGTATTTATTTAAAACAGGATTCAGACATTGGTTCGACCAAGAAGAAATCAAAAACATAACCGAAAACAACGAACAATACCAACTACGAAGCCCAGAAGAAGAATTGCTTTTAACATGGTTTGAACCTTGCGATAGAGAAAATACCACCCACTATTTAAATGCTTCTCAAATAGCGGCAAAACTAGCCGAAAGAGCAAAAATCACCATCACCGATGGAACAATAAACAAAATCGGAAAAGCTTTAAAAAAACACAATTTCACAAGACTAATGCGAAAAGGAAGTCCAGTCTACGCAGTAAAAGAATTTACCTACGAAGAAGTAGATCAAGCCAACCGACAATCCGAAATATAAACTCAAAAAAATCAAAAGTGGTAAACGAAAGTTGCCACTTTTTTTTCTGCCAACTGACCACCTTTTATTCCCCCTTTGGGGGTTAGGGGGCTCGGGGTGTAAGGGGTGTAACCAAATTTCCACACAAACATTTTGAATTTTTTTACTTTTCAAATTTTCTAGCAACATCGGCACAATCAAAAGCAAATCAATAAAGGACTAAGTGTAGTTTGCACCCAATTCCTCAAATAAATCTGTTTTTTTAAGTTCTGAAAAAATAAAAATCTTTTACTCGTTTTTTCCCTACACCCTACACCCTGCGGTATTTTGCAGTATTTTTCATCAATTTTAACGTAAATACGGTTTTCCACATTTTTCTTTCCGTTGGATTTTTATATATTTACGTCCAATAGTTAAAACTTAATCTCATTAGGATACTTTTAGCTATTAATCATATTTTTTAAAGTATAAAATTCTAAAGAGATAGACATAAAAACTATCCAAATAATAACCCATGAACAAACAAGACCTTATCTCAAAAATAAAACAGCTCGATGGCATTTCGCAAGACGAACGTGCTTACCTAATCAATTTAGTAAATACTAAAAAGAAATACGGTTTGGTTTGGGAAGACAAACCAGAAGCTGTGGAAGAACAATTACGAGATAATTTACCAGTTTTAAAGGAAGTTAAAGACAAAGCAATTATCAATGGCGAGGACAATCCTAACCATATTTTAATAGAAGGCGACAATTTACACGCTCTTACTGCATTAACCTTTACTCACGAAGGTAAAATTGATGTAATCTACATAGATCCTCCTTATAACACAGGAAATAAAGATTTCAAATACAACGACACTTTTGTAGATAAAGAAGACAGCTACCGTCACAGCAAATGGTTATCTTTTATGGATAAACGTTTGCGGATTGCAAAACGATTGCTAAGTGATAAAGGGGTTGTTTTTATTAGTATTGATGATAATGAACAAGCACAACTTAGACTATTATGTAATGAGGTTTTAGGTGAAGATAATTTTATTACAAATATTATTTGGCAGAAAAAAACAGGTGCTTCAGATGCAAAAACTATTGATACTATTACTGAATATATTTCAGTATTTACTAAATCAAATTCATATCAAACAGAAATTTTTAATAGAAATAGAGACTCATATGATTTAAAACGATACAGAAATCAAGACGAATATTTTGAACATAGAGGTCCTTACTATTTAGACAGTTTAGATAGAGGTGGTTTACGATATAGTGATTCTTTAAATTATGGGATTAAATGCCCTGATGGAACAATTTGTTTTCCAAATGGAAGAACTGAATTTATAAATGATGGTTGGACTTGGAAGTGGGGTAAATCCAAGTTAGAATGGGGTATAAAAAATAAATTTATAGACTTTAGAAAAGCTGATAAAAAGGCTTCTGGATGGACTGTTTGCTACAAAAATTATCTCAATGTTGATAACGAGAATAATTTAATTGATCGTTCTGCACCGCTTAAAAATATGATAATTGATATTAAAAATGCTGATGCAGCTGCTGATATAAAAGAAATTTTCACTGATAATATTTTTAAATATACTAAACCAGTTAAATTAATTCAGCGTATAATTAATTTTTCTAATAATTCTAACTCTATAATCCTCGACTTCTTTGCAGGCTCTGGTACAACGCTTCATGCAACTATGGCATTGAATGCAGAAGATGGTGGGAATCGTCAGTGCATTTTAGTAACCAACAACGAAAACAATATTTGCGAAGAAGTAACTTACGAAAGAAACAAACGCGTTATTCAAGGATATACCAATGCCAAAGGAGTTGCTGTAGAAGGTTTAAAAAACAATAATTTGCGCTATTACAAAAGCGAGTTTGTAAGTCGTGATACCTCGTTAAAAAACAAACGCGAATTAACCTATTTAGCTACAGAACTATTATGTATCAAAGAAGATTGTTATACAGCGTTTCCTTCAAAAGAAAAATGGTTCAAAGCTTTTACTAGTAAATCAACTCAATTTATTGTGATCTATGATGAAATGCGTATTGAAGATAGTTTCGAAATCATTGAAGCATTGCATACTCAAAAAACAAACGATAACCCTGTAAAAGTATATGTATTTAGCCATGGTCAATATCCTTTCACGGAAGACTTTGAAGAGGTTTTGCCATTAATTACCCTTTGTGCATTACCAGATGCTATTTACAAAGCGTATCAAAATGTGTTGCCTAAAAAGAAACGTGAAGTTGTTCCTGTGTTAGAGGAAGATGCAGTAGGCGAAGAAGAAAATTTGTTCAATCAAGACGCCCATTAAAATGTTAAATTCTTAAAAAAATGAATTTATATTATAAATACATAAAAAATAGTTGTACTTTTGCCGGTAATAATACCTGCCATGCCTCTCTACGATGCACACTTTGGCAGGTTTTCGATTTTTATACTGTATCCTTAAATCCTACAAGCCATGCAGTATAAAAAAGCACCCATCACCATTACCGAACAAATAGAAAAATTACAAGCTAGAGGGCTTGAGATTGCTAATCCAGAAAAAGCAGCACACTATTTATCTAACATCAGCTATTATCGTTTACGAGCTTACACCTATCCATTTCAAGATAACGAAGCAGAAAACCATCCCTTTAAAAAGAAAATTTCATTTGAAGAAATCATTCATTTATACGTTTTTGATAGACAATTACGCTTGTTGATTTTTAATGCTATCGAAAAAATTGAGGTATCCTTCAGAACACAAATTATCTATCAATATGCTTTGGTTCATGGAAGTCATTGGCATTTAAAACCAGAATTGTATAACAACCCAGTGTACTTTGCTGAACATATAGCCAGTTTAGAAAAAGAAATAGACCGTAGTAATGAAACGTTTATAAAACATTACAAAAATAAATATACAAAACCTACAAGTCCGCCAAGCTGGATGAGTCTTGAGGTTAGCAGTATGGGATTACTTTCCAAACTATTTAAGAATTTAAAAAAAGATGCTACTAAAACTAGTGTAGCAACTTATTATGGTTTAAAAGATGTAGATGTATTATGCAACTGGATGTTTTGTTTTAGTATTTTAAGAAATACTTGTGCACACCATGGTAGAGTTTGGAACCGTAGGTTACCAGAAATAACCATTCCAAGAAAGACACTTTATCCATATGTAGAAAACAAAACTTTTTACACAAATAAAACCTATGCTATACTTTGTAATATTATGTATATACTAAACAATATTAGTCCAAATCATAACTTTAAAGCAAATTTAGTAGCATTAATGAGTAATTGCCCTTTGGCACAAGAAAAAGAAATGGGTTTTCCAAAGAACTGGAAACAAGAACAATTTTGGAAGTAAATAATTTATGATACATTTAAAAAATTACCAAGAAGAAGCCGTAAACGACCTTACGAAAAACCTATATAAATTATTAAAAAAACCAGGTGCAAGACAAAATTTAATTTTCAAAGCACCCACAGGTTCAGGTAAAACCGTAATGATGGCATCATTACTTAACAAGTTTTGTGAAGAATTACCAGAACGCTATGAATTAGAAAAACGAAAAGCAGCTTTTATTTGGATAGCACCTAACAAATTGTACATTCAAAGTTACAACGCTATGAAAGGCTTTTTTGCCGAAATGCGTTCCATAAAACCTATTTTCTTTGAAGATGTTTCAAATGATGAATTACTACCAAACGAAGTGTTGTTTGTAAATTGGGAAAGCATCAATAAAGAGAAAAACACGATGATTAAAGAAAATGAAACCAATAAAAATCTTTATAGTTTCATTAATAAAGCCAAATTAAACGATACAGAAATCATTGTCATTATAGACGAAGAACACATGTTTGCGAATACAAAAACAGCAAAACGTGCCAATGAAGTATTACAAAAAATATATCCAAAAGTAGAAATTAGGGTATCGGCAACACCTACAACTAGTAGTGATTACAGAACTTTGGTAGAGCGTCAAGACGTTATTGCTGAAGAAATGATTAAAGAAGGAATTATTTTAAATCCAGCTTTAGATACCATACAACAACAAGGACGTTCATTAGAAGAAATTTTATTAGAGCAAGCGTTAGCAAAAAGAGAAGAATTACGTCAAGCCTATGAAAATTTAGGTGTAAAAATCAATCCTTTATTGTTAATCCAGTTACCAAACGATTCTAGTGATAACAACACAGCCGATGATGAAAAATATATCGATATAGTATTACAAAACTTAGAAGTCAAATACAATATTACCGTTAATAATAACAAACTAGCGGTGTGGTTATCAGGGAGAAAAGACAATGTAGCCGATATTGAAAAACCAGATAATATGGTGGAAGTATTATTATTCAAACAAGCCATAGCTTTAGGTTGGGATTGTCCTCGTGCAGGAGTTCTTTTAATT of Flavobacterium channae contains these proteins:
- a CDS encoding site-specific integrase, which codes for MASIKLILRTNQKDQTGKSPLYIRIIKDRKTKFITAGLKLKESDWDEAKQRVKKSYPNSARMNAALAQKIADAEGQVADMERKVKTVSIKKLKEAIKGKEVPNFFEYSRKHCERIKNNVSISTYKNYHAYLDKFEKWVGTKEVYFDDITVSLLMDYMSYLSNELKNGNTTQRYSIMILAIMFKEAIKEDLIPEYMYPFSKLKLKKDPSRRQFLKKEQFEAIINYKLDEKSKASVYRDMFIFSIFAGGLRFSDVLEFQVKHFNEEERRIQKVIRKTGRMHQFKIGQLALDIINKYKKEDAEQDDFIFPVITNKELYLKNDEYRYTFIESANKAANFQLQRIAKKLEIPVKVTFHISRHTFATNALNNGMRIEHVSKLMDHRDISTTQVYAKIISEELDKAVDNYIY
- a CDS encoding helix-turn-helix domain-containing protein, which codes for MEAIILTKDQYNDLMAKLDAIQSQLNAKPDPKKETFLDNQEFIMLMKVSKRTAQTWRDEGKISFSQVGSKIYYKLSDVEKLLQEHYNKSFKGK
- a CDS encoding VapE domain-containing protein → MITIFKNFNEVIEHKTIPEILHEIKTGKYRPGITYLRKSLAENKLEAYEKAKKSLPAFTPSGKFVGGRKMEFLEAYSNFIILDIDKLSQTDLQNAKHKANQSEYTYASFISPSGNGLKILVKVNTTKEDHKDTFLAIQKHYETLLNHEIDKSGKDITRLCFYSFDDNLYQNEAAKTFVTSSEVEMSLSATYSNQSSHTEPVEVPQLPTATATATNSEAVYNHCIRFTEKKVQYATGSRNVFVHQLACNLNRKGISLNEALSFILTDFGYDEKEVTQTVHSAYGNIHEFAKDSHPLEGWPKVGVANNKSKNNNKVAANNNNQNLSPRAESRGDFYEDEEEEKTRITPIDKLENFLTSRYNFRHNIVSGKLEYQQLSSSSLSGRSGGAKKKWHVMNDFIENSMLRECLKGRIKTNLSSLRNLLYSDFCELYNPFEDYFFNLPSYDEKTDYILELANTITTTKQELWQECFKKWIVAMVGCVLDDKVINHTVIVFSGKQGLGKTTWVEKLVPRKLKEYLFSGTINPNNKDTLVQLSECMLINLDELENLNRSEIGSLKEIITKTQIRMRKAYGHNNETMPRRASFAGSVNTAQFLNDSTGSRRFLCFEVENIQYQHEINIDNVLSQALYLFKTGFRHWFDQEEIKNITENNEQYQLRSPEEELLLTWFEPCDRENTTHYLNASQIAAKLAERAKITITDGTINKIGKALKKHNFTRLMRKGSPVYAVKEFTYEEVDQANRQSEI
- a CDS encoding site-specific DNA-methyltransferase: MNKQDLISKIKQLDGISQDERAYLINLVNTKKKYGLVWEDKPEAVEEQLRDNLPVLKEVKDKAIINGEDNPNHILIEGDNLHALTALTFTHEGKIDVIYIDPPYNTGNKDFKYNDTFVDKEDSYRHSKWLSFMDKRLRIAKRLLSDKGVVFISIDDNEQAQLRLLCNEVLGEDNFITNIIWQKKTGASDAKTIDTITEYISVFTKSNSYQTEIFNRNRDSYDLKRYRNQDEYFEHRGPYYLDSLDRGGLRYSDSLNYGIKCPDGTICFPNGRTEFINDGWTWKWGKSKLEWGIKNKFIDFRKADKKASGWTVCYKNYLNVDNENNLIDRSAPLKNMIIDIKNADAAADIKEIFTDNIFKYTKPVKLIQRIINFSNNSNSIILDFFAGSGTTLHATMALNAEDGGNRQCILVTNNENNICEEVTYERNKRVIQGYTNAKGVAVEGLKNNNLRYYKSEFVSRDTSLKNKRELTYLATELLCIKEDCYTAFPSKEKWFKAFTSKSTQFIVIYDEMRIEDSFEIIEALHTQKTNDNPVKVYVFSHGQYPFTEDFEEVLPLITLCALPDAIYKAYQNVLPKKKREVVPVLEEDAVGEEENLFNQDAH
- a CDS encoding Abi family protein codes for the protein MQYKKAPITITEQIEKLQARGLEIANPEKAAHYLSNISYYRLRAYTYPFQDNEAENHPFKKKISFEEIIHLYVFDRQLRLLIFNAIEKIEVSFRTQIIYQYALVHGSHWHLKPELYNNPVYFAEHIASLEKEIDRSNETFIKHYKNKYTKPTSPPSWMSLEVSSMGLLSKLFKNLKKDATKTSVATYYGLKDVDVLCNWMFCFSILRNTCAHHGRVWNRRLPEITIPRKTLYPYVENKTFYTNKTYAILCNIMYILNNISPNHNFKANLVALMSNCPLAQEKEMGFPKNWKQEQFWK